One part of the Podarcis muralis chromosome 3, rPodMur119.hap1.1, whole genome shotgun sequence genome encodes these proteins:
- the OPN5 gene encoding opsin-5, translating into MDSKQNISSEDGSLPPYEQHEDPFESKLSKEADIVAGFYLLVIGIMSTLGNGYVLYMSTQRKKKLRPAEIMTVNLAVCDLGISVLGKPFSIIAFFSHRWIFGWSACRWYGWAGFFFGIGSLITMTAVSLDRYFKICYLSYGTWLKRCHAFICLGIIWSYATFWATIPFAGLGNYAPEPFGTSCTLDWWLAQGSVAGQAFIMNILFFCLLFPTAVIMFSYIKIIAKVKSSTKEVAHYDTRIQKTHVLEMKLTKVAMLICAGFLIAWIPYAVVSVWSAFGRPNSVPIKVSVIPTLLAKSAAMYNPVIYQVIDCKSACCRPCPLKPLQKKTSLKRSQPYTISADNNSEVINETQLDSEETL; encoded by the exons ATGGACTCAAAACAAAACATCTCATCTGAAGATGGCTCTCTTCCTCCCTACGAGCAACATGAAGATCCCTTTGAATCAAAACTCTCAAAAGAAGCTGACATAGTTGCTGGATTTTATTTATTAGTAATTG GGATTATGTCCACTTTAGGCAATGGATATGTCCTTTATATGTCTACACAACGGAAAAAGAAGCTGAGGCCTGCGGAAATAATGACTGTCAATCTAGCAGTGTGCGACCTGGGTATTTCAG TGCTGGGAAAGCCTTTCAGCATCATCGCCTTTTTCTCCCATCGATGGATTTTTGGTTGGAGTGCCTGCCGCTGGTATGGATGGGCAGGTTTCTTTTTTGGCATCGGAAGTCTTATTACCATGACAGCAGTCAGCCTGGATAGATATTTCAAAATCTGCTACTTATCGTATG GTACTTGGCTAAAGAGATGCCACGCCTTTATCTGCTTGGGAATAATCTGGTCCTATGCTACGTTTTGGGCAACAATACCATTTGCTGGCTTGGGAAATTATGCTCCAGAACCATTTGGGACCTCGTGCACCCTGGACTGGTGGCTAGCTCAAGGTTCTGTGGCTGGACAGGCTTTTATTATGAATATCCTTTTCTTCTGTCTCTTATTCCCAACTGCAGTGATCATGTTTTCCTATATTAAAATAATAGCAAAGGTCAAGTCATCCACAAAAGAAGTAGCTCATTATGACACCAGGATTCAAAAAACCCATGTGCTGGAAATGAAGTTAACTAAG GTGGCGATGTTGATCTGTGCAGGATTCCTAATTGCTTGGATACCCTATGCGGTTGTCTCCGTGTGGTCAGCGTTTGGAAGGCCAAATTCAGTTCCCATCAAAGTTTCTGTGATCCCAACCTTACTTGCAAAGTCTGCCGCTATGTACAACCCTGTCATTTACCAAGTCATTGACTGCAAATCTGCCTGTTGCCGGCCATGTCCTCTCAAGCCACTGCAGAAGAAAACCTCCTTAAAGAGATCCCA GCCGTATACAATATCTGCAGATAACAATTCTGAAGTAATTAATGAAACTCAACTGGACAGCGAAGAAACTCTGTAA